GATCCCATAATAAGTATGAGGGTTAGAGTGGTTATAGAGCCTGGAAAGACCTGCAGGGTAGCTTATAGCACTGTAACTGCAAATTCCAAGGAAAAGGCAATTGAACTTGCCAATAAATATAGAAATATGTCCAATATAGATAGAATATTCCAGCTGTCCTGGACAGAAGTACAATTGGAAATGAAATATTTAGGAATAAAGTCAAATCAAGCAAATATGTACCAGAAAATGGCCTCGAGGATTTTATTTATAAATGGTTTATTTAAAGACCGATATGAATATATTACTAAAGTAAAGCAAGGGCAGTCAGCACTATGGCCTTATGGAATTTCAGGAGATTTACCTATAGTTCTTCTTATTATAAGAGACGAAAAGCATATGGAACTTGTAAGGCAACTTGTAAATGCACATGAATATTGGAGCTTGAAAGGATTGTCGGTAGATCTGGTTTTGTTGAATTTGCAGGATACTTCTTATGTACAGTTACTTCAGGATAAGATAAGAGATACAGTAAATTCCAGAAGGGCAGCTAGGAAAAATGTACCTGGAGGAATATATATTTATAATAACAGTACCATTAATAGGAGGGATATAGAATTTTTTATAGCTGTATCCAGAATTGTGATAGATGCTGAAAAGGGAGAATTTTTAAAACATATTAAAGATACTGAAGGGAAAAGAGCAGCTTATGGAAATATAAGTAACAGGTATAAGAATAATACTTCAAATTACAGTTTTAAGATCCCAGAACTTCAGTATTTTAATGATATAGGGGGATTTTCTAAAGATGGAAAGTCATATTTTATAATATTAAAAAATTATAATAACACCCCTGCTCCATGGATAAATGTTATATCGAATAAAAAATTTGGATTTCATATTTCCGAAAATGGAGTATCCTACACATGGAATAAAAACAGCAGAGAAAATAAACTTACCACATGGTCAAATGATCCAGTAGTAGATGGAGAAGCTGAGGCACTATATATAAAGGATGAAGTCACGAAGCAGATATGGAGTATATCTCCTAAACCCATAAGAGATTCAGGAGAATATATAATAGAACATGGCTTTGGATTCTCTACATTTAAACATGAAGCTAATGAAATATTAGGAGAGATGACTGTATTTGCAGATATTGAGCACAGTGTAAAAATCTGTCGGGTAAAATTAAAAAATATGGGAGTAGTTAAAAGAAAACTTTCACTCACCTATTATGCAAAATTGGTACTTGGAGTTTGCCATGAACAAACAGCCCAGTATATATACACAGGATTTAACAGTAGGGAAGAATATATATATGCTGTAAATCCCTATAGTGAGTGTTTTGGAAGAGGCATATGCTATATGAAAATTTTAGGAGGGAAAGACTCCTCATATACTTCAAGTAGAGAAGAATTTATAGGTAGAGGAGGAGATGTATCAAAGCCAAAGGGTTTAGGATATGAAAGTTTTTCCGGTAAAATAGGAGCTGGATTTGACCCTTGTTTTGCTGAAAATACAAGAATAGAGTTAAATGAGAATGATGAAAGTGAAATTTTAATTCTTTTGGGACAGGAAGATAGCTTTGAAGAGATAAGCAAAGTAATTGAAAAATACAGCAGTGTTGAAATTTGGCTTGAGGAGTTAAGCAAGGTTAAGCACTACTGGGAAAGGATGTTTAATGTTATACAGGTTACTACACCAGATAATTCCATGAATATTATGTTAAATGGATGGCTTATGTATCAAGTAGTGGCATGTAGGTATTTTGCAAGAACTGCATTTTATCAGTCTGGTGGAGCATATGGATTTAGAGATCAGCTTCAGGATGTGATGGCTATTTGTTACTTAAATCCTGATATAACAAGAGAGCATATACTGTATAGTGCTTCAAGACAGTATTTAGAAGGTGATGTACAGCATTGGTGGCATCCTTATGTGGAAAGTGGAATAAGGACCAGATTTTCAGATGATCTATTGTGGATGCCTTATGTAGTAGCAGACTATGTACAAAATACAGGGGATTACAGCATACTGGATGAAGAAGTACTATACCTTGAAGATGAACAGTTGAAAGAAGGGGAAGATGAAAGATATAAAATATCCAGTGTTTCAAATAAGAAAGGAAATATTTATGAACACTGTATAAAGGCTATTGAAAGATCCCTAAAATTTGGTCCTCACAATATACCTCTTATGGGTTCAGGAGATTGGAATGATGGCATGAGTACTGTTGGGAATAAGGGCCAAGGTGAAAGTGTATGGTTAGGATGGTTTTTATATAGTATATTGGATAAATTTCAGTCCATATGTAAATTTAAGAGAGATGATAAGCGTTCAGATGAATATTTAAAGTTAAAAGAGTTTATAAGAGAAAATATAGAAACAAATGCATGGGATGGAAGCTGGTATAGAAGGGCGTATTTTGATAATGGAATCCCTCTTGGATCCGTTGAAAATGATGAGTGTCAGATTGATTCAATTTCACAATCCTGGGCGGTTATATCAGGTGCTGCTAAGGAATCAAGGGCCAGAGAGGCTGTAGATGCTCTGGAAAGAAATCTTATAAGAGAAGATAAAGGAGTTATGCTTCTACTTACTCCAGCTTTTGATAAATCTGCTTTGGAACCTGGATATATTAAGGGATATATACCTGGAGTTAGAGAAAATGGAGGTCAATATACCCATGCTGCTATATGGTCTGTTTTAGCACTTGCTAAGATATGTCATAATGATAGAGCGTATAAAGCCTTTTCCATGATAAATCCTATAAATCACACTAAAACCTATTTGAATTGTGAGGTTTATAAGGTGGAACCTTATGTAATGGCGGCAGATGTATATGCAGTGGATTCTCATGTGGGAAGAGGAGGCTGGAGCTGGTATACAGGTGCTGCGGGATGGATGTATAGAACTGGCATAGAGACAATTCTGGGATTGAAGCTTAATGAAAATTATGGATTTACAATTTCCCCTTGTATACCAACTAGCTGGAAGGGATATACTATAAAATATACCAGAGGACAATGTATATATAATATAAAGGTAGAAAGAAATTCTGAGGTAGGAATATGGCTTGATGGTAATATGATCCACAATAAGATTGTCCCCTTTCTAAATGAAGGAGAACATGAAGTAAAAGTAAATATATAATATAATTATACCTCCTAAATTCATTTGGGAGGTTATAATTTTAAATAAGTCTAACAATTAGAGATATGTACTATATAATATAGTATGGTATAAATTAACATAGCAATTTTTAAATGTTTATAGTACAATATATGATGATATTTAGTGAAATTTAAATCTTTTGGGATTTAGGTGATACAGTGCCAGTAATACCCTATGATTGTGTATCATAGGGATTTTTCATACATTAGATGTTGAAACATGGAGGTAATGGAAATTATGGAAGAGAAAAAAAAAGTAATATTTAGCGGAATTCAGCCTTCGGGAAATTTAACCATAGGTAATTATTTAGGGGCTTTGAAAAATTGGGTAAAGCTTCAGGATGAATATGATTGTTATTTTTGTGTAGTAGATTTACATGCAATAACCGTAAAACAAGAACCAAAGGATTTAAGGAGGAGAACTCTTGAAGTATTGGCTATATATCTGGCAGCAGGGATAAATCCAGATAAGAATACCATATTTATTCAATCTCATGTACCAACACATAGTGAAGCGACTTGGATTTTGAATTGTTTTACTTATGTAGGGGAACTTGAAAGAATGACTCAGTATAAGAGTAAATCTCAAAACTCTGGGGGAGGAGAATCTGTACGTGCAGGACTTCTTAATTATCCTGTGTTAATGGCTGCAGATATTCTGCTCTATAATACAGATCTTGTTCCTGTGGGAAAGGATCAAACGCAGCATATTGAACTTACAAGAGATATAGCAGAAAGATTCAATAATCTGTATAGTCCTACATTTAATATACCAGAGGGATATATACCAGAAGATGGTGCGAAAATAATGGATTTACAAAATCCTACAAAGAAAATGTCTAAATCCTCGGATAATCCAAATAGCTATATATTAATTATGGATAGTCCTGAAATTATAAGAAAAAAAATTAATAGATGTGTTACAGATAGTATTGGAAAGGTAAAATATAGTGATGATCAGCCTGGAATAAAAAATCTTATAACCATATTAAGTGCGATAACTGGAATAACTCATGAAGAAATAGAGAAAAAATATGAGGGAAAAGGATATGCACAGTTTAAAAGTGATACCGCAGAAGCTATAATAAACGAACTTAGACCTCTTCAAGAAAGAGTAAATGATTTGCTTAAAGATAAAAAGTATTTAGAGAATATATATAAAAGAGGAGCAGAAAAAGCATACTATGTATCCAGTAAAATATTGAGAAAGATGCAAAAGAAAATAGGGTGTATACCTGTATCAAGATCAAGTGAATCTTATTAACAATATTCTTAGTGTTTTTAGCACTTAGAATACGTTATCCTTTAGGGGAAGAACTCATCCAAGTTTATACCACTTAATGCTGGCTTTCGGATAAGTGTGCTTGTTTTAAATATTGACATATATAAAGGAATAGCATACTATAAAAATACAAAAAATATTTTTAATTGACAGTTTAGTTAAAAATATATTTAAAAATAGTTTGAAAAGAGGTGTATATAGTGAGTTTTCTTTCAAGATCATCAAAAAAAAGAAAATATGCAAATAATCACCAGGGAAGTAGATACTATAAAAGAGAGGGCTTTTTTAGTCGTATATTCAGGATGTTTGGTTCATATTCTAATTCACATAGAAGATATAAAAAATATTATTCGTACAGTCCAGATGAAAGATACCATTACGATGAAAGAAGGTATCCACCTAGAGAATATCGTAGGAAAAGACATAAAAGCTCGTGGTCTTAATTCCTATTTTTAGACAAAGAATATATCCACCAGACTATTTGGTTGGCAAATACAAAATTATAAAGTTATTGGGTGAAGGACGGTTTGGTATATGCTACTTAGTTCATGCACATGCCAGAACGTATATATTTAAACAAATTAAACCTAGAATTATGAAAAAATATAAAGATAAAATTATATTTGAACAACAAATACTTTCAAATATTGATTATCCTTTAATTCCTAAAATAATTGATGTAATAAATACAGATAATATATATGGATATATTTTAGAATATAAAAAAGGCAGTACATTGGAACAGAGGATTTTTGGAGATAATCACCAATTTAAATCTTTTGAGATTTATACCATAGCAAGTAAACTCATAAAAATAATAAAATATCTCCATAAAAAAAATATTGTGCATAGAGATATAAGATTGCCTAATGTAATTGTTAATCAAAACGATGTTTATCTTATCGATTTTGGACTTGCAAGACCCATAGATAACGAAAAGTATGTATACTGTGAGGATTTTTCATATTTAGGTCATTTACTTATTCATCTATACTATTCTTCTTTCAAGAAAACTAGCAGAAAATCAAGGCCATGGTATAATGAACTTGGATTATCATCCGAAGAACTAAATTTTTTAAAAAAGCTGCTGGGATTAAATGATGTTTATAAAAATATCTTTAACCTAGAAGAAGATTTTTTGAAATTGAAGATAACCCAATTATAATATCTTGGTGGGTAAAAATAAGTAGAAGATCAAATATCTAGTATGAAACAAGTTTCCTGATGAAATGATATTTGTCAATTTGTGATTTTGATCTTCCACTTTTCTTACGATTACCTTTTTATAATTATTATGGTTAACCTTTTGACATGTTATAGTTACCGTTATTATTAAAATCTTCTTTAAATGCTTGCTCTGCAGCAGGCTTAAATTCTTCAGACAGCTTATCTAATTTTTCCATAAATTCTTTATCCTTAATCATCAATTCTGCGCTAGGATGAGTAGCATAAGCACCTGTTTCCTTTACAATATCTCGAATGTTCTGAGGATTATCAATCATAGGGCATGGCATTAATAAGTTTTTGTTATAGGGCTGTCTGTTTCTCAAGTTTTTAAAATAAGATGATTTAAATGCCTCCATGAGGGGCTTGTTTTTAACATTTACTGTAGCAAAGTGAGAAAATATACATGGTTCTACATCTTCTTTTGAGTTTATGTGACAATAATATTTACCGGCAATGCAACCTCCTACATAAGGAGCATCATTAAAGAAGTCAATTGTAAATATTTCCTTTGTAGTTCTGATTTTTCTACTTTTTCTTCCAAGTTCTATTCTCTCGTTTGGAGAAAGCATATAATCCATTTCTTTCACTGGATCATCTCCAACAGGCATAAACATAAAGTACCAGATCATTTTGCATCCCTTGTCAATAAGCATATCTATAAATTTTTCTGAAGTAACAACATCAACATTGCTATTAGATGTAGCTGAGGAAGCTCCAAAAAGTATTCCTCTTTCATTTAACATCTCCATACCTTTTATAACAGAATTAAAAATTCCATCTCCCCGCCTTGAGTCCGTTTCGTTTTGCCATCCTTCGATTGACAGCATTGGCATTACATTGCCTAGTTCAGCTAATTTATCAGCTAATTTTTCATTAAATAGAGTACCATTGGTAAATGGGGTAAAGTACATATCATTGTATTTTTTATAAATATCCAACATGTATTCATTGAAGAAGGGTTCTCCACCTAAAATAATTACATAGTATATCCCCGCATCTCTAGCTTCTTTAATAAGTCTATCTACTTCTTCATAAGGAATATCATCTTTTTTATTATAATTTGCAGCATAACATCCAGTGCATCTTAGGTTGCATCTCATTGAAGGACTAATAAGTAGTACAAAGGGAATCTTTGTATCATTTTTTATACCTATTTTCTCTCTTTTAGCAACTCCATACCATATGGCATTACCAATAAAATTGGAATAGAATTTTTTCAGGCAATTTTTATTTGTATTTTTTAATATATTTTCAATATATCCTTTTACCGATGGCATGTCATTGTAGTATTTTTTTATACTTACAATCTTGCTCTTTGTAAATTCATCTCTGCTTGCTTTTTCGGCAATTTCAAACAATTTGTTCACATTTTTTTCTGGGTTTTTATCGATTATTTGAAATCCAGTTCTTATTATAGTTTCTTTTAATTTTCTTCTTAAATTGTCTAAATTAAGTTCCATATAAAAGTTCCTCCTTATAATTAAGTTATTCCTTAAATTTATCTCTTTTTTATGGAAAATTTATAATTTTTTAATATGAGTACCTTTATGTATAGATTTTAAGAAATATTCTATTAAATAAAGAAATAAAGTCCAAAGATGCATTATTTATTTTGAATAGAATATTTTAATTTATACAATAAATAATCAGGATGCTTAAATTAAAAGAGTTGTGACATAATAATTTTATTTAAGTATTATCATGTCAGAGCTTATCTAATAAATTATCAATAGGGCTTATAATATAGTGGTTTCATAGGAAATAGGTAGAAAAAATCATTTGTTTTAGTTAACTGTACTGAATCTAATAATCATTTGATAAATACAATTAATGCTGACATAATTTTTAAAGATACATAGGTGTAAACCTTTAAGATTTAAAACTGTATTTGGTATTCTGTTAGGGTAAATATATCCTATTTTATCATCTCCCTTGTTTAATATTCAGGATATAATTACTTTCTGTAATAAGATTATTATAAACCTATATATATATGGTTATCAACTTTTTTTATGTGAAGCATATCGCTTATAACGGCTCCATAACATGAGGATATGTATTGTATTTAAGTGTTTTAGGAAAGTTAATATAATAATTAACATTTATATTGTTGTATTTTTTTATAAATGAAGTAAAATCAATAATGTATGTTCTTAATTTTAATTAAGTTTCAGTGGTATACGCTGTTGGTTTTAAAAATTTAGAAAAATAAAAATAAATAAAAAGGAGAGGTTAAGTTTGTCTAAATTTTCTTAACCAAAATCATAGTGATTGAGTTAATAAAATCAGTTTGTAAATTGAAAGAATATGTAGAAGATTATGAGGGATATAGGAAATGTATTAGTGATTTAATTCAACATGAAGATGTGATTTCTATGAAAAATTTTATACAGCATGGTGATATAACTTGTCTTCAGCATAGTACCTATGTATCCTATATGAGCTATTTGGTTTGTAAAGATTTGGGTCTTGACTACAGTTCTGCTGCCAGAGGGGGATTGCTTCATGATTTTTTTCTATATGATTGGCATGTGAAAAGGTATGATAAGGGATTACATGGATTTACCCATCCCTATACCGCACTGGAGAATGCAAACAGGATTTTTCAGTTAAATGAGGTGGAAAAAGATATTATAGTAAAACATATGTGGCCATTAACATTAAAATTACCTAAGTATAAAGAATCTTTCATAGTGATGTTTGTAGATAAATATTGTGCATCTATGGAAATTATTAATTTTCATAGTAAAGATAATATTTACAGACTTATGAGTAAAATTTTATCATAACAGTATCAATAATAATTCCCCCAGTTTTTTTGGATTTAGATAAAGAAAAGCATTTTTATAGTAAATTTAACTTGAATTCAAAAATCACTTAATGGAAAGATTAATATTGCAAAGTAAGCAGTATGCTGATATACTAATAATTAATTATTATGATGATAAATAATTATCATATAACAGTAATAATATATTTCCCATAATGCTTAGGAGGATTCTAAGATAGCTTTGGGGTGAAAAAGGGGTGAGGGAAATCAATTCTTATCTTAAGAAATATGTATCACTGGTAAAGTTTTTAGGTGAAGTTTTAGGAGAAGATACAGAGGTTGTATTACATGATATAACAAATGTAGACAATTCAGTTGTGGCTATAAGTAATGGTCATATAAGTGGGAGAAGCATTGGGGCACCTGCTACAAATTTGGTATTAAAGATATTAAAGGACGGAAAATATAGTCATAAAGATTATATAACAAATTACAGAGGAATATCCTCCCAGGGAAATATACTAAGATCTTCTACCTATTTTATAAAAGATAATAATAAGGAAATCATTGGAATGCTCTGTATAAATATAAGTTTAGAAAGATTTAGAAAGTTAAGGGATTTTCTTGATGAATTTATATATATAAAAAATGATAGTTCAAAGGTAGAAGATGTAGAAAAGCTTGGACAATCTGTCGAAGGAATTGCCCTAGAGAGTATGCAGGAAATCATTAAAAGTACAGGAATACCTCCAGAGAGAATGTGTCAGGAGGAAAAAATTGAAGTTGTAAAAAAATTGAATGAAAGTGGAGTATTTTTACTTAAAGGGGCGGTAAGTGAAATTGCGGGACAATTAAAGTCCTCTGAAGCTACTATATACAGGTATTTAAATAGAATTAAAAAGGATGTAGATTCTTAAAAGATATATTTTTATTAGGATAAGATAAAACAATTATGAAAGGAAAGTGTTGTTATGTATGAGGGAATGATTAGGTTGTTGCACAAAGAGGTAGTACTTGCTCTTGGATGTACAGAACCTGTAGCAGTGGCTCTTGCAGCTGCAAAGTGTAAGGAGACTTTAGGCAAGATTCCTGAGACAATAGAAATATTGGCAAGTACTAACATACTTAAAAATGGAATGGGTGTTGGAATACCAGGGACAGGCATGGTTGGACTTCATATTGCAGCAGCACTCGGCGTTACTGGAGGGAATTCCCATAAACTATTAGAAGTACTTTCGGATATTAAATCAGAAGATGTTAAAGCAGCAAAAAGGATGATTGATGAGAAAAGAGTAGGTATTAAACATAAAGATGCATCAGAAAAGCTTTATATTGAAGCTGTATGTAAATATAATGATGAATACTCAAGGGTAATCATAAGCGGCAGTCATACTAATATAGTTCTAGTTGAGAGCAATGGAGAAAAAATATCGGAAGAAAATGGACAAGATATTTTAGAATATAAAGAGATAAAAAATGAAAAAATTACTGTGGATTACATATATAAGTTTATAAATGAAATTTCTACTGATGAAATTATATTTTTGCTTCACGGGGCGCTTATAAATAAAAAGTTATCGGATGAAGCTTTAGCTAATCATTATGGTTTGGGTGTGGGAAAAAATCTTTATGAAAATGTAAAGTATGGACGAATTGAAGATAGTATGGAAGTACGGGCCAAATATACCACTGCAGCAGCAGTAGATGCAAGAATGGCAGGATGTTCTCTCCCTGTAATGACTAACTCTGGTAGTGGGAATCAGGGTATTACAGTTTCTATGCCAGTTTTAGCAGCAGCTGAAAAATTGAAAATTCCACAGGAAAAGTTAATAAGAGCTCTTGCACTTAGTAATTTAATTGCCATACATATTAAAAGTAATTTGGGAAGGTTATCCGCATTATGTGGCTGTGTAGTTGCTTCTACTGGTGCCTGTTGTGGTATAACCTATATTTTCGGGGGTAAACTTGAGAATATAAAATATGCTATTAAAAATATGATTGGAGATATATCGGGTATGGTATGTGATGGTGCAAAATGCGGATGTGCACTTAAGGTATCTACAGGCGTCAGCGCAGCGGTTCAAGCAGCCATGCTGGCGCTGAGCAATGTAGAAATATCACAAAATGATGGTATAATTGATAAGGATGTAGAAAAGACTATAAAAAATTTATGTGAGCTTGATACAAAGGGATTGAAAGAAGCAGATGATGTAATATTAAATATTATGACCTGCAAGTAAACTTTAATTAAATGATGCATAATTTTAGAAGCTGCCAATAAAGGTTATCGGCAGCTTTTTATATAATTTATGCAATTGCATTTATATCCAAATTACCAGTGATAATTGGAGTATTGGTGCTTTGTTTTGCTTTTGTAGACAATAAACTTGCTGTATTTACTAGTTTGTTTATTATGTCTAAACTATCGGTTATTTTACTACAATTATGTATATCACAACTTGCAATGCCAATGGATGCAGAAACTCGTATATTATTTGGGAATTCATATGAATCAATAATATTTAATATGTCTTGGGAAATTAATTTACTTTTATTTATGCAATATGGAGTCAATATGGCAAATTCATCTCCTGCATATCTACACAGACAACAGTCCGTTGGAATGCTTTTTTTCAATATGGCACCTACATTTTTCAATATAATGTCTCCATTTATGTGACCATATTTTTTATCGATGAGGCCAAAGTTATCTAAATCTAAAAATATAATGGTTGTATTTTGTTTGTTTTCTATAAATTTATGTGCATTGTAAAACATATAATCACTTTTATAAAGTCCAGTGAGTAAGTCGATATGTTTGCTGAATTCCACATTTAGGCTT
This window of the Clostridium kluyveri DSM 555 genome carries:
- the trpS gene encoding tryptophan--tRNA ligase, whose product is MEEKKKVIFSGIQPSGNLTIGNYLGALKNWVKLQDEYDCYFCVVDLHAITVKQEPKDLRRRTLEVLAIYLAAGINPDKNTIFIQSHVPTHSEATWILNCFTYVGELERMTQYKSKSQNSGGGESVRAGLLNYPVLMAADILLYNTDLVPVGKDQTQHIELTRDIAERFNNLYSPTFNIPEGYIPEDGAKIMDLQNPTKKMSKSSDNPNSYILIMDSPEIIRKKINRCVTDSIGKVKYSDDQPGIKNLITILSAITGITHEEIEKKYEGKGYAQFKSDTAEAIINELRPLQERVNDLLKDKKYLENIYKRGAEKAYYVSSKILRKMQKKIGCIPVSRSSESY
- a CDS encoding serine/threonine protein kinase, with the protein product MVLIPIFRQRIYPPDYLVGKYKIIKLLGEGRFGICYLVHAHARTYIFKQIKPRIMKKYKDKIIFEQQILSNIDYPLIPKIIDVINTDNIYGYILEYKKGSTLEQRIFGDNHQFKSFEIYTIASKLIKIIKYLHKKNIVHRDIRLPNVIVNQNDVYLIDFGLARPIDNEKYVYCEDFSYLGHLLIHLYYSSFKKTSRKSRPWYNELGLSSEELNFLKKLLGLNDVYKNIFNLEEDFLKLKITQL
- a CDS encoding HD family phosphohydrolase is translated as MIELIKSVCKLKEYVEDYEGYRKCISDLIQHEDVISMKNFIQHGDITCLQHSTYVSYMSYLVCKDLGLDYSSAARGGLLHDFFLYDWHVKRYDKGLHGFTHPYTALENANRIFQLNEVEKDIIVKHMWPLTLKLPKYKESFIVMFVDKYCASMEIINFHSKDNIYRLMSKILS
- a CDS encoding diguanylate cyclase produces the protein MNKKAINIAEKNFMKVDILDGVRRIQNIFCEDDIDCFIVYENKDLMGIVTKKELVRAHPNRILADIMSDRYICINCHIHIWNIKEVFDSNKDINIILLENDDDIMGYISRTSLNVEFSKHIDLLTGLYKSDYMFYNAHKFIENKQNTTIIFLDLDNFGLIDKKYGHINGDIILKNVGAILKKSIPTDCCLCRYAGDEFAILTPYCINKSKLISQDILNIIDSYEFPNNIRVSASIGIASCDIHNCSKITDSLDIINKLVNTASLLSTKAKQSTNTPIITGNLDINAIA
- a CDS encoding serine dehydratase subunit alpha family protein — translated: MYEGMIRLLHKEVVLALGCTEPVAVALAAAKCKETLGKIPETIEILASTNILKNGMGVGIPGTGMVGLHIAAALGVTGGNSHKLLEVLSDIKSEDVKAAKRMIDEKRVGIKHKDASEKLYIEAVCKYNDEYSRVIISGSHTNIVLVESNGEKISEENGQDILEYKEIKNEKITVDYIYKFINEISTDEIIFLLHGALINKKLSDEALANHYGLGVGKNLYENVKYGRIEDSMEVRAKYTTAAAVDARMAGCSLPVMTNSGSGNQGITVSMPVLAAAEKLKIPQEKLIRALALSNLIAIHIKSNLGRLSALCGCVVASTGACCGITYIFGGKLENIKYAIKNMIGDISGMVCDGAKCGCALKVSTGVSAAVQAAMLALSNVEISQNDGIIDKDVEKTIKNLCELDTKGLKEADDVILNIMTCK
- a CDS encoding helix-turn-helix transcriptional regulator, encoding MREINSYLKKYVSLVKFLGEVLGEDTEVVLHDITNVDNSVVAISNGHISGRSIGAPATNLVLKILKDGKYSHKDYITNYRGISSQGNILRSSTYFIKDNNKEIIGMLCINISLERFRKLRDFLDEFIYIKNDSSKVEDVEKLGQSVEGIALESMQEIIKSTGIPPERMCQEEKIEVVKKLNESGVFLLKGAVSEIAGQLKSSEATIYRYLNRIKKDVDS
- a CDS encoding radical SAM protein, which encodes MELNLDNLRRKLKETIIRTGFQIIDKNPEKNVNKLFEIAEKASRDEFTKSKIVSIKKYYNDMPSVKGYIENILKNTNKNCLKKFYSNFIGNAIWYGVAKREKIGIKNDTKIPFVLLISPSMRCNLRCTGCYAANYNKKDDIPYEEVDRLIKEARDAGIYYVIILGGEPFFNEYMLDIYKKYNDMYFTPFTNGTLFNEKLADKLAELGNVMPMLSIEGWQNETDSRRGDGIFNSVIKGMEMLNERGILFGASSATSNSNVDVVTSEKFIDMLIDKGCKMIWYFMFMPVGDDPVKEMDYMLSPNERIELGRKSRKIRTTKEIFTIDFFNDAPYVGGCIAGKYYCHINSKEDVEPCIFSHFATVNVKNKPLMEAFKSSYFKNLRNRQPYNKNLLMPCPMIDNPQNIRDIVKETGAYATHPSAELMIKDKEFMEKLDKLSEEFKPAAEQAFKEDFNNNGNYNMSKG